CCTCGGCGGCGCGCGGCTTTACCGCATGGGCGGGTCGGATCGGGTTGCTGGCGAGCGATCCCGGCGTGCTGCTCGCCTCGCCCAAAGGCCGCCGGCCGCTTCCTGAGGTGCTGCGCATCGACGAGGCGGGCGAGGTCATGCGCGCCGCGGCGGCGGATACCAGCCCGCGCGGGCTGCGCGACGCGGCGGTGGTCGAGCTGCTCTACGCGAGCGGAGCCCGCGTGAGCGAGCTGTGCGGGCTGGACCTCGACGACGTCGACGCCGAACGGCGGACCGTCCGGCTGTTCGGAAAGGGTGCCAAGGAGCGCACAGTTCCGCTCGGTGAGCCGGCCGCACACGCGGTCCGCAGCTGGCTGGCCAGGGGCCGGCCCGCGCTGGTGACCGCGGACAGCGGCCCGGCGCTCCTGCTGGGCTCGCGAGGCGGGCGGCTGGACCCTCGGATGGCCCGGCGGGTGGTCCATGAGCGGCTTCGGGCGGTTC
The sequence above is a segment of the Mycobacteriales bacterium genome. Coding sequences within it:
- a CDS encoding tyrosine recombinase XerC; amino-acid sequence: MPPAFAEVYERYVDHLSLERGLSEHSVRAYAGDVASLLDHADRMHCTDLSDLDVRVLRSWLARLHSAGASRATLARRASAARGFTAWAGRIGLLASDPGVLLASPKGRRPLPEVLRIDEAGEVMRAAAADTSPRGLRDAAVVELLYASGARVSELCGLDLDDVDAERRTVRLFGKGAKERTVPLGEPAAHAVRSWLARGRPALVTADSGPALLLGSRGGRLDPRMARRVVHERLRAVPGIADLGPHGLRHTAATHLLEGGADLRSVQELLGHATLATTQIYTHVSIERLRATYDRAHPRA